Genomic window (Tribolium castaneum strain GA2 chromosome 2, icTriCast1.1, whole genome shotgun sequence):
aaaatataataatctaaaaattttaaaaaattgtgttataattttaaggctattacacaaaattttaagcattacaatgattaataaaaattttgaaacttatTCAAAGACTTAAAtcttaattaaagtttgataATATGGACGGTACtgaaatattattatacgagttttataagtaTTCTGACACGAATAGTTTTGGaacacgacgaaggagtgccataattaagttttataaagtaccaatacaactcctaaaaatttactaaaaggagttgcacaaaagttctctttgtgaaactactttcagtttcacaaagaacattttgtgaaaccaaagcagaaaaaaaaatcttccaAGAGTATTTAGTtctaaatgttaaaataaactgAGACAATCGCAGTATTGAAACAGTATTTTGATACGCAGTATTATTGTTGTTACGTGAAGTTCACCGAACTGCagtgtcaataaaaaatatgtaatttcgGTCAATTTACCTTTGCTtataagattttttgtttaaaaattgaaaacttatgaaaaattaacacaataatttgaaaaaaaataactatattAAGGTAAATCAAAACATCGACAAAAGTCATTAAATTTGTAACCTAGAAAGATttgaaattcaatttaaataattaatacctTGCGTTGTTAACCTTTAAGaccacaaaatttatttagatttCACCCAAAGACAATCAtttgtaattataaaagtgcaataagaataataataataataagtgcCTTATAAatccatttaaaaaagaaaatcccttgacaaaaagtaaaaaacaggtagtattattttttaaaacaccaGTTTATCCAGAAATTTggttcattaattaattaactaaaactAAACCAATTTCCCTAGCTTGGTAGACTTGTAACATGgttgtaattataattattgagCTAAAatcaactcaaaaaaaaacaaaactagaaaatatttataaaaataagctgaaaCTAGGCCaatcttaaataaaaacaagcaTCATGATGACgttcataattatttaaatttaaacaaatcattGCGAAAGCGTTAACTAAGTACCATTTAAAGCTCAAAAAatcaagaataaaatgttacgatacaaaaattatcaataattttcttCAAGTTACGAATCGAAACAAGTACACTTCTATGCTGAAATGAGTCTAAAATCAATTGACCTGAATTAATAATGGCAGACAAATACTTTTATCATCGTAAAAGTTTAATAACCATCATCGATCTAATCATAACGCAATATTTATGATGCAGATAAACGGAATATCTACTCACCTTAGCTTCATTTGTTACTGCCGGTTTATTAGCGAACTGAACTTCCGTCGCCTTTAAGATCgtattttcttctaaaattgTCGCTTGAGATTGGTTGTGCCCGAACGGTTTTTTGCCATATAGACATTGATAAAAAATCACGCCCACACTCCATACATCTACTTTCGAAGAAATTTTCGGAGGATTTTTCCCAACTACGAAACATTCAGGCGGTAGATACCTaagagaaaacaaaattattttttttgctttacgaaagcaaaataaaactcACCAATAGGTACCAGCTCCTTGCGATGTGAGGTCCATACCGTGATCAGGATTGTAATTTTCCTCATCCATTACTTTACTCAAACCGAAATCGGTGATCTTGATTTCGCCACAGACATTACCTTCCGTGAGCAAAATATTGCCGGGTTTGAGATCGTAATGAATCACGGGTGGCTTAATCTCATTCAGGTACTTTAAAGCTGACACAACCTGCATTATTATAGATCTCGCTTCTCTCTCCGGTATTGTCTTATGCTGGAAACAAACACAATATTATAGAACAGACGAACGGTTGGATAAACAAATTAGAACAGTGTGAGGGGAATCAGTCCCGTCTTGAAACATGTAACCACCATAGGTAGGTCTGGCACAAGGGTATcatcacaaaaaatttctttttttgcatttttttagttgtaGCCGTttgatattaaataaaaataattgcggCAAAATATGAATATCTGTAACATCTTATCCCCGAACTACACCCCTTTTCGCAATATTAACTTAGAATTAAGATTAAAATcgttttcataataaaattatctaaTTTGAACTTATGCCTTTGTTGAACACCACTTTTTAAGCCCaatcagaaaaaaacttttctatgCCAATAAAAACAAAGTGGGGCAGAAACAAATCCAGtgtaatgaaataaataacgtATTGTTTTTTCCTTTGTCTGGCTAAGCCTGTTGGTATAATATGCAagaaaatactttaaaaaaaattcaatttttattaaagactaaataataaaaattattaaaatcgtCAGATGAAATGATTCTTTTTAGTCTGAAAggtacaaaaaactaaaaaatgattcaaacccatttacaaaaatttggcGGATATTAGCTACTtcaggaataaaaataaataagactACGATGTTGTTAAAAAGTTTTCTCTGACTGACTGTTTTCATGAGGTCGGTTAAAattagtgaaaaataaaaaaagaatcgtCAAACTGAATACCGATacaaaaaactagaaaatttaataaggcattatgacaaaaaatcaTTCTTGAAATTAGTTCATTCTGAAGTAAAATAACGATGATTATGATTCtgttaataaaactttatttttgtttcccCATggtcttatttaattttttctacctCGTTCAAAAGTATTCTGCTTCACAATCCTTCAGTGGTTACTAGataaattctatttttatgaaaatcaaTTGGTATTAATCAATAGGTACTccttttacaaatttaatgaaacttaAGTATTTCTATTCTTTAAAGAAAGCTACtgtgttttaatttagaaacttGATATCTCATTTGTAacaaaactttataaaatatCCGTTACCTACTGATGAATTATATTGTCATTAATACTGAACAAGTtttttgtctcaaaattaTAATATAGCTACATACCACAGAACCATTACGAttagttattaaattaaatatgtcCAAGACCAACACTACATTTCTTGcacattataaatttttcaaataaagtggattttaaaaaaaatagtgaccatactaaaatattttttttgagaataaatttgataaaaaccaaCAACTTTGGTGCAATTTTCTTTTCCCAATTAACTAGCTTATCAATTACAATAAGAAAAACACTCAcctgctttaaataaaaatcaagatcATGACCATCACAATATTCTAGAACTGTACAGAAGGAATTTGCATCTATTTCAAAAACGTCATATAATTTTACTACACGAGGATGATCTAAAGCCTTATGGATATTGTACTCCCTTAACGCGTGCCTGAAAAAGAAGTGAACGATTTAGATTGTTgacaattatgaaaaaaaaaatgaatacaaAAATTGACGTCGATTTTTACCACTCACTTGATATAGTTGgcttttttatcttctttccAGTCTTTATTGAGTTGGTGAACTTTACAGGCCACATATCTCTGTTCTTTAAGGTCAAAAGCCTTATGCACTTCACTAAACCCACCCTTGCCCAACAACATTAACAACAAATATCTATCATTGAGCACTGGATGGTTATTAAACCTAGACTGATCCTCGTTGTGAATACGTTTCAATTCCCTTATATGAAGATTACGTTCCCGTTCGAGCTTCTCCATCTCTAACTGAAGATCGGAATCTTCCTTTTTCAAGGCGTTTtgtcttaatttcaaaatttcgtcaGCTTCGTAATACTCTTGCAGCGTCAAAGAACCAGGAACAGCGTCCGGCTTCAAAAAACCCGAATCCGTCCCGTTATGCATAGCGTTCGAGTTATTTCTTTTCCTACTGCTTTCATTGTTTGAAGGCCTTTTCTTCAATAATAACTTTTTCTGTCTGTCGATTTCTTCCCGCTCCGCTGTTATTTCTTCCTGCCGCCTGCTTAAACAAACAACAGATTTAATACACAATTCTGGAAAACACGTaacgtttaaattaattacctCGCCAACTCCTGAAACGCGTGACCATCAGTCCAATTTTCTTGAAATGTTGCCCCTACCCTTTGCGTTACGAACTGACCCAGCCTTAGCCTATTCTGCATGCATTTCTGTCGTGCTTCTTTCTTCTCTATAGAACTTTTTTCTTTGAGCAGTTTTTTCACCACCTCgatgcatttatttatttgctgtTTATGTTGGTCCGTCGCTTTTTGTTGGGTTGATATTTGGTGTCGATATTCTTCATTTTGCCGATTCAGTTCttcaattttgttatttcGAACTTCGAGATCCGATGACGCTTGCGTCTCGAACTCCTGTATCCTCTGACACGTTAATTCAGTCTGTaacacaacaaaataaatgtattattttccacaaaaacttacaaaaaattaatttaacaaacaacGTTTATTTCAGTTGGTAGTGCATGTTATCGTATAATCACGTATCATACAGTGGTGATTAATTGTCAtcatataaaataaaatttaaacctccacaacagtttaaaaaatacaaaaacgtaaattgtatttcataaagttttttttttgaaaattcaactaagaaaaatttgcgaatttattttataaaatattacaaattttgttaatgcTCTCACTGATACATCAACACGTTGCACAGTTTTATATTAGCAACGATAAATGTAGTGATTtggttaaaaaagaaattccATTGAACAACCTCTTCAATGTAATGTAACTTttgtaaatacaattttttttaataaatccagataattattttcttatttgttttatacaattttaaaatttattgaatttttgcttTGCTTCAATTCCGTTATTATCTCTCCGTTAATTTCTtcgttaaaaaaagtgtttttgatGATTAGTGTTGTTAGGTTTAAACTGGGGTTAAAATGTTGAAATATGTCTGGGCATTTTTACAAAGAAAAGCACTACTAGTCaaagaatttgaaaactttcaaaattagtaATATTCCatataaaagaaaacaaaacttCAAAATCCAAATCTaaaatgtctaaaaaatattgccatATAACTAAGACTAAACCGCTCTATAAATCTGGAAGCGACATGCAGTAAAAGACTCACtacattaaaaacattttgttgaAACAAGAATGAagaattgcaaaattaaattcaaaatgtgTCATTTTACGATAAACAGTTACAAAAGTTACAAGTTTCAAaagattttgtcaaaacaagGCATAAAGAAAGTCTTCTATCGAaaggtttatttttgtttttgtttttgaataaaaaaaattgaggatTTCGCGATATTAAACATAAatgcgttattttttttagaaaaaatgtctaaaattagttaCTTAACCGggatttgaaattgaaaaacacattttgtcaaaaaaaacatagCTAAATCATTATAGTTGTGCCTTTCGATAAGTATTTAGTGAGAAACTAATTGAATAATAAGATCTAAAATAAGTTATATTTGCTTCTTTAGATGATCTAAGAGCGTGTTCCAGTAAGGAACTCATTATTGAATTGAagcaagtaaaaaattacaaacaaacaaaaatacaaaattaagtgttttgaCAGAAATAGAACATAAAAGTAAGTCTAAAACGTACTGTTCTGTTTTAAGAGCGTGTTTCATTGAGACATccgataaattaaaaatattttagcaacaCATgcaaagaaaattgcaaaattaggTCCAAAACGCGTAATGTTTTGAcaagaaatttacaaaatccaaaatattttgccacaacaaaacagaaaaatcgGTCAATTACAATAGACATAAATTGAAGATGAAGAATTAAACTGAGTGAGATGCTAGgtgaaatgttttaattacaGCGAATATAAGACcgtttttcatagaaaaaattacttaactaaaaatatttagcccaagaagacaaaaagttgtaaaataaaGCCTTAGATGTGTTTTTGCGATCGTTTTGAAACAGTATTCTTCGAGTAGAAAAAACTTTCCAAAGCAAAACAATAACATCTCTAAATTGGATATAAAATGAGTTGTATTTGCGCCTTTTAACAGTAAAAAAGGGTTTTTTCGTAAGAACTGAACgattttgctaaaacaaagcaaaaagtAGCAAAGtatgaaaattatattttgagAGAATAAAATCGAACGTTAAATTAGGGCTGAAAtgtaacaagaaaaaaattgcagaagtaaaaaaatgcatcatttttaaacaatacttataataataaatcaaaagaTTTGCCGATTCGAGTCATCAATAAGgtttaaaatgagtttaacattatttagacagaTTTAGAACGTTTTTCAGTGAAAAATAGAGAATAATAAGTAAGAAGAGTCTGACCGTTTTAAATTTACGAACTCCAGAAGAACAATGAACCATCAAAtgcgtttttcaaacaataaaatatgaaGAACCTGACCGGTTTCAAATGATAATTCTGTGCTAAATTCACATTATTCAACTTAGACCAGTAGCAAATCATAACAGAACATGACAGTTGTTCATTTTCATAAATCTAAGTAACCGACCACCTTTTAATACATAACGGTTTTAGAAccaatattcaacaaaataatcgtttaattaaacgcttacaaaacaaaaagtacgacTTTCTATCAGTTctctaagcaaaaaactgttttctcTTGTTGCATTATATgaaatgtaaattttgtagaaaatctGCAATAACAATTAcctttactttaaaatataataaagtaAACAAAGCAAAGTTCATAGATTTATTAGCCGATAAcagtattttaaatagaataaaaagTGATTAGCAATAAAACAAACCGACTTTGTTgaggataaaattttccatttatGACACTTTTTTGTCGTGGAGGCCACTtgggtaaaaaatttaatcaaggcAAGAGATACACATACCTGTACTTGTTTGTTAACCATAACAGGTAGGGGCAACCGTGGCGgttgtttataaaaatcatAAGGAACCGTAGTGACTTGGGGGGATGGCAGGCCCACCTGTTGAGGTGATGGAGGAAACTGTAACAAGAAAACTAAataacaaaacatttaaaaaaaactcgatGCGTTTGATTAATTATGTATTGTAATCAGTTGGTAGTGCATGATCGAAAAATAATCACTGGTTCATACTTTGGTGAAATTGTCATCATGTGAACATCCATcagtctttaaaaaaatatataggttTTACTCACCATTGGATAAGGAGTTTGTTGAGGCGACGGACTTTTCGCCCCTCCGTGTCTAATAGGACTATTTCCAGAATGTTTAAAGTaatcattaattttcttaTCCGAGGTAGCGTTTCGCACGCCTTTTCCGGGCGCGCCGCCACTGTCGTCCGCTTTTCTTTTCCTCTTCCTTTCGGAAGGAGTTCTCGGCACCTTCTCCGGAGTATTGGGGTCCACCTCTTTGTCGCTATGAGACGAACCTTTAAGAAAAACTAGATAATTTCAATCTCGATAGGAACAAATCGGAATTTCATTGTCCTCGATTCGTTCACCTCATTGCATAATTAGCGTTTCTAAAATGTTACTTTTGATGTTATTACAGAACACGAAGGAAATCATCCTAAATCTGATACTGGTGTTGCTAAAAATATCGTGCatataaatatatttcaaCCGTTCCAAAAATAAGACCGAGGAAGATAATTCCCCAAAAACGCGTTTTAAGGAAACGAATCATTTCTTTCCACTTAATAGAGTGGCACTTGTATCTAGTTTCTATGTTTGAAACTTGATACAAGCAGCGACAATAATGTATAAACAacttaataaatgtttattttcaagGTGAAAATGGTCTAGAACGCCATTACTGTCTCTCTTCCAAATATGCTAAACTTCTATATACCTGTACTCATATTGGAGTCTTGGCTATGTACGGGTTGATGGGTTGTGTTGATCGTAGACTGCGGTGCCATCTGTATCTGAGATCCAGCTGACATCTGTAACAAGAACAACAATTCGGATGAGTCTGGCGAAAATTTTGATCTCTCgttttaaaattgtacaatCAGTGAAGTATGCAGCGGACGTTTTCAGGTTTGCCAGTAGTCGTGGTATCGTGGAGTGAATATTTTGCTTGTCGAAAGAAATCCGCGGATTCGCACACTCGACACCGGAATGTATTATTACGGCTTGTCCATTTTAATGTTGTAAACTCCATATTAAAACGAAACTGTAACCAATTCGCGCAGGATCATCGTCCACGACGTCATTGATAGAGgaatagaaattttaatacgaCTTAAAACTTATACACCTACTACTTGAAGCGGACATGATCGTGTTATACCTGACACGGTGTGAAGAATCTCGTCGCTATGTTGGTTTTAATTGGCGAGAGTTGAAGGAACTATTTTTTCATCGACTTTAACAACCGAACGTCAACATCAAAACTAAAATGAAATGAGTCACTAGTCACCGATTTAGACTGCACGCAGGGAGAAGTCGAATTATTCTTCGGTGTACCGTTTACGTTAAAAGGGTCCGCCGTGTGCGCCATAAGCCCAACAATCCCATTATACACCGACAAGATAACATTTGAACTCGTATTCAAGTTAGCAACATTATGTTCAAGCACATTATTcgtaaaaaaatgctctttatCACACGTACAGTTTATAATTTGGCCGATAAGAACGCCACCGATAACACATTATGTCTTTCCTACTAAGCGACGCCCCAAAACTTTTTACCACTATCGAGCACAAGGTAACACGACCGATATCATCTGCTTCCTCTTACACGTGAAAGACACACAATAGCTAACCAAACAGATCAAAATGTTGGTCACCAACAACCCCTCAAAACACGTTTTTCAATCTAAAGAAACTCTCTTCGGCCTTGCACACCTAAAACTGGTCCTATTTTAgcaatatatttaaaattcgttattttaacacaaaatatttCTTATCGTTTGTTATTCATCTAAAACAGTCACGGTCACAAACATCAAACCCAAAAGTCCACGTCAAAACCGAACAAGATAAGGGAAAGATTGCCAACGAAAACAATACCAAATGATAAAAAACcaaatgaaatttttcgacTGCAAACGAACAaaatattcagcaaaaacaaatttcttatcatttcataatttatcaaaatatgaTGTATACTACTagacttaataataattattatcgaAGTGAGACAACGgatgttatttataaaaacatgtaCTCGAGAGGAGTGACATGAAAAATCATCTGATTATCCTTGACCTCTTGTAGCATAACCCAAAAACTTTCCTCATTTTTTCAATCAACTATGAATGAAACATAGCATGTTCtacattcaaaaattaaatattatgtgCAACGCCTACGCCGTGGAAATGATATTCTTGTAGTTATTCTAACATGAAATGTGATGGGTTCCTACCTACGAAAGTAATGAATAAAGAGGCACCCATTTAGGAGGTAAAATATAAACCATAACCAACGTCGCTTCTTCTCAGGTAcactaatttaataatacttGAATACAATGGAGGCAGGGGCTTACCACCCcaatattacaataaaaaaaagtggaaacaCAGCTAGCCAGTCGTATCGCATACGTAAATATCGAGTCCGGACGAAGTGAAATAATTTCCTTGTCACGGGCTAATCAATGCAATATGGTCGTGAGTCTGCTTACGCCATCATCGCATTATTGGACTTGGGGGCCCGTTGTGGCAGCACACAGCAAGCGCAGACATTTTTAGAACGGCTAATAAAGCAAAGGCCTCCTCCTTGGCGTTCATCGACTACTTACTACTGAGAGAGCTGTGTGTGCGACCATTCAGACCAGGTAAAAGACATATAATAGAATGCTTAATAATGTAGGTTATCGACCCATACGAACACCAACCAACCGGCCGGGCTCACTTCCAACTGCTGAGACTTCGGAAAAGCTCgccatattttttttgaaagtgcTATACCACGTATCACGCACAATTCACATCGACAAGTTCGCTGCAACCATGACTATTTTAGGAGAGAGACACTGGTTTGAGGAGGAAAAAATCAGGGGAAAAATCGGTTGTAAAAAGCACCGAGAATAAGGTTTTGATGCTTGCGAGCAGGCGATCCATCTGTAACATTACATCTGAATCAGTTTCTTACGTACGTCATTTTGGGCGTGTAAAGTTCTCGATTTCGCTAACATCAGATTGAAACAGTGGTGGAAGAAGAGGAGGTGGAGGAGGGTGCAATATTGATTATTCCGGAGAAGTTGGACACCCCTATCGTGTACGCGACCTTTCTGTAAGTACACTCTTGGTTGGCTGTTTAGAAAAGGCACATCTTGGTCGTCGGTTGGCATTCAATTATGAACGGAACTGTACTCCGAGAGTCTAGCGTTATAGAGAAAAGGATATTCAACGGAAGAAGAACCCACctcatgtttaaaatactcAAAAGAACGGGAATCCAACCACACACACAACTCAAAAATATTGCCCATGTCCttaaatagaaagaaaaaatcgcGTGTACAAGTGTCGAGCATGAGTGCCTGTCCACTCCCATCAACTCCACGCAATCTCGATCACGACGTCGCCTACTCACATGGAAAAGAGTTCGTGAGGCGACcaataatcacaaaatttgCAACGAGGAAAAAACGTTTTACTTAATTATAATCAGGATGATTAAGAATCGACGATAACCTCCCTGGAAACGACGACTAACAACAAGAACAAAAAGGGGAGTGAGTCGATAATGTTTTGACGAATCGcaaatttgtgaaaaacttTCACTTCATTAAAGAATGCAATTCAATGGCCGATGTGTGCTTGTGTAGTTGCCAACACAACTACAGAGGTGGACATCGATATTTTGAAATCCTCTGAATCATCGACCATATTCTTGCGCAAACAATGTCTTTTAAGGATGGGAAATTTCGCGATTCACAAGAAATGATAAGTTACAATAGATCGTAGATAACGACTCCACCAATGAAATTTCTTATTACACGACACTAGGATATAATATCTACAATTTTATCGccatatttattttagaaaatttcctCTTATCACTCCGCCAGttggagtttttttaaatggaaggTTAAAAATTGCTACAGTGTTAAAACAGATAGTTCCAATCATAAACTGTAAACATATTTTGACCATAAACTGGCTAAAAATAGACCTACGTTTACAAATTGTAATTACagtaattattacaattttccaCCCATATTTGTAATACAATAGACTTCGGTTATAACGACCCCGCTTAATAAATCGAAATGCCTTTTATTACAAACCGAATTTCAAATCCCGTCATTTTCCCGACGTAACCCTAAAAGATATACAAAAAActaactagaaaaaaaaataattcgtcgGCTATAATTTATAATGAACTTTCTAGTTACATGTttagatataagtttgtaaataaagactgatccagaaagaCTGTCTGTTGGTAACAGCTTTGCAAGTATTTTTGTTAGTAGTACACTGCAACCAGATGTGGATTTTCTTGACAAATATTTGACAAGAGTGTTGCATTGTTGCTAGCTGGAAGCGTATTCCATTGGTATCCttttaagatttaaatttagtaTTGCCAACAGAaacagtatttctggatcagtcagAAATGGCTGATATTGTAAATAGAACAAAATACTTCGAAGACCACTTCCGTGAAGGATTTCagccattttaaaaactaaaaaaacatacaaacAGTGGATAACGAAAAAACGTTAACATATTGTGAACTTGGGATTTTCTCGGCCCCTTTGAGGTTCATTATATCCAAAGTCTACTGTAGTTACAAATTATTTGAGAAAATGTCTTCCAAAATGCGTTGTTAAATACTTATTGCCTCATAAttcgcaataaaattaagaCTCTCTCTCGTGGTTAGTTATAAAGTCGTGCTTTTTTGGGGTAGGTATTCCTGTTTTTGTttcactaaatgtttgagaACCACTGGGAAACTGGTTCATCTTTCgtaaaaatcgaaattatgaTACATACTGTTCAGAAATGGTTGTCCATCAAGTCACCTtggaaatttgaacgtaacgTGGCGCTTAATTTGAATGTCGTCAAAGTGACAAaaccgtcaaaataatgcaaaaagctTCGAACCTAAAAACGAAAGAATagacaacaacaaaaaaaatcacggaaatttataaaacacaaatcggGACAAACCCtacacttgaaacaactttgacgaaaaatgcaaaaagcaAATGAAacgctaattaaaaaatttgacagaCATGACAGTATTCAAAAACTAGAATAGACATTTGAACGACCATGATAAACatccatttttgaacacattgtatttgaAATTAGTATTTTAAAAGCAGTAATTGCAGCCGTTAAAgacaaatttcacaaaaaatcttCCACCCGGAGACGAAGGGATCTTATcttgaaaaacaaatttaaatttgatatttGGCTTTTCCACATTTGTTTTATTCTTGcctattaattaatatattttgaaTGTCTACTCCCAATTTACTATAACAATATACAAACCAAATTTTCACAAGACACAAGCCTTAAAAGAGGATAACATTCCTTCGTTTACATgtgtaataaatataattttatccaacaactTAAAGAAAAGTTTGTACAGTAAAATTTGACAAGAAGTACCTACATACGTACGTTGTTTTACCTTTGGTATTTCTCTGTTTACACGTTGCTATGCCAAACGCTGTGACTTTGCAGACGTGGGAAatcgaaaattaattttgcttgTTTAAAATCAACGTTTTAGGAATTTTAAGAGTTCTTGGATAAAAAACCTATAGGCTCAGTAACTACAAACGACTCCTTAAAATATGAAATCGAGAAGTACAACTAAAACAAtatccattaaaaaataaagaaaaataaactgaatCGAATCACTTTCTTTTGGTTccgtattgaaaaaaatcaatctgTTCACTTCCTTGTAATTTGTAAACCAACATtacgcaaataaaaaaatgtgtttttagaGCTACcggaaataacaaaaatatgtacatttttgaaaaatcactaatcctccaccaaaaaattaatcttgaatCTAAAATGAAATTACCTAGATTTTCGCAGTGATGTCCGATGACCTTTCTTTTTTCCAATATGGCAGTCAATTAGCAAAAACTCCGAGAAAGTGAAACTCGATGAAAGATTCACACACGTTTATGTCATGTTGGAGAAGAAGACGAATAATGTCGAGTTTTTAGCCAGCTGTTCCATCAAACGAATCGAAAAATGTCAGAAAACGTATAAATTCGCAATATGAGGTCAAGAAAGTGTTGCCAAATACCGGTAAAAAACGACACGGTAGTGGGAGAGTTAGCAAGTAAAGATTAGAAACAATGCAGCTATCTATTACGGCAAGCAAAAACATCGAGCGGACgtagaatttattttaacgtaataacgattttgtttgCGACGATAATAATCGCTCTTTTCTGGTCGGGCATGTTAGAAAGTAGCTGCCTACctcaatattattaatatcggGGACTCGCTAACTAACACATTCAATCACTCACAACCACCAATAACACATTACAAGAGACAGTCGAAAATATCTTACGATGTGATAACGGTTTATCAAGGCGGAAACCGAGTTATAATCCACACACAAAAAAGAAACGAAACGGAAGATAACGAAGCACGGAAACGACGGGCGAAGGCGT
Coding sequences:
- the Tlk gene encoding serine/threonine-protein kinase tousled-like 2 isoform X7, which codes for MPWLYLDLLLMSAGSQIQMAPQSTINTTHQPVHSQDSNMSTGSSHSDKEVDPNTPEKVPRTPSERKRKRKADDSGGAPGKGVRNATSDKKINDYFKHSGNSPIRHGGAKSPSPQQTPYPMFPPSPQQVGLPSPQVTTVPYDFYKQPPRLPLPVMVNKQVQTELTCQRIQEFETQASSDLEVRNNKIEELNRQNEEYRHQISTQQKATDQHKQQINKCIEVVKKLLKEKSSIEKKEARQKCMQNRLRLGQFVTQRVGATFQENWTDGHAFQELASRRQEEITAEREEIDRQKKLLLKKRPSNNESSRKRNNSNAMHNGTDSGFLKPDAVPGSLTLQEYYEADEILKLRQNALKKEDSDLQLEMEKLERERNLHIRELKRIHNEDQSRFNNHPVLNDRYLLLMLLGKGGFSEVHKAFDLKEQRYVACKVHQLNKDWKEDKKANYIKHALREYNIHKALDHPRVVKLYDVFEIDANSFCTVLEYCDGHDLDFYLKQHKTIPEREARSIIMQVVSALKYLNEIKPPVIHYDLKPGNILLTEGNVCGEIKITDFGLSKVMDEENYNPDHGMDLTSQGAGTYWYLPPECFVVGKNPPKISSKVDVWSVGVIFYQCLYGKKPFGHNQSQATILEENTILKATEVQFANKPAVTNEAKSFIRSCLAYRKEDRIDVLSLAKHEYLQPPMPKHSRVASSQQQQQQQQQQQQQQQQQAGSFSTGLFGAMNASSSS
- the Tlk gene encoding serine/threonine-protein kinase tousled-like 2 isoform X2, whose product is MADNRCFSGGGAGVKMEHFQAALDPRKQELLEARFLGARMSAGSQIQMAPQSTINTTHQPVHSQDSNMSTGSSHSDKEVDPNTPEKVPRTPSERKRKRKADDSGGAPGKGVRNATSDKKINDYFKHSGNSPIRHGGAKSPSPQQTPYPMFPPSPQQVGLPSPQVTTVPYDFYKQPPRLPLPVMVNKQVQTELTCQRIQEFETQASSDLEVRNNKIEELNRQNEEYRHQISTQQKATDQHKQQINKCIEVVKKLLKEKSSIEKKEARQKCMQNRLRLGQFVTQRVGATFQENWTDGHAFQELARRQEEITAEREEIDRQKKLLLKKRPSNNESSRKRNNSNAMHNGTDSGFLKPDAVPGSLTLQEYYEADEILKLRQNALKKEDSDLQLEMEKLERERNLHIRELKRIHNEDQSRFNNHPVLNDRYLLLMLLGKGGFSEVHKAFDLKEQRYVACKVHQLNKDWKEDKKANYIKHALREYNIHKALDHPRVVKLYDVFEIDANSFCTVLEYCDGHDLDFYLKQHKTIPEREARSIIMQVVSALKYLNEIKPPVIHYDLKPGNILLTEGNVCGEIKITDFGLSKVMDEENYNPDHGMDLTSQGAGTYWYLPPECFVVGKNPPKISSKVDVWSVGVIFYQCLYGKKPFGHNQSQATILEENTILKATEVQFANKPAVTNEAKSFIRSCLAYRKEDRIDVLSLAKHEYLQPPMPKHSRVASSQQQQQQQQQQQQQQQQQAGSFSTGLFGAMNASSSS